The following is a genomic window from Paenibacillus sp..
ATCCTCCCTTCCAGGCTTAAGGTGGTTCGCGCTGCGCCGATTACTTCGTGCGGCGGCGAACGATATATTTATCGGATGCTTTGTTCTTCTTCCGAGTCTTAGCGCCGAGCGTCTTCTTACCCCAAGGGGACATCGGCGATTTGCGACCGATCGGAGCGCGGCCTTCGCCGCCGCCGTGCGGGTGATCGTTCGGGTTCATGACGACACCGCGGACGGTCGGGCGCTTGCGCATCCAACGGCTGCGGCCGGCTTTACCGATGTTGATCAACTCGTGGTCTTCGTTGCCTACGGAACCGATCGTCGCGCGGCACACCTTCAAGATGCGGCGCATTTCGCCGGAGGACAAGCGAACGATAACGTACGTGTCTTCCTTACCGAGCAATTGAGCTTCCGTGCCTGCGGCGCGAACCAACTGACCGCCCTTGCCCGGCTTCAACTCGATGTTGTGGATGACCGTACCGACCGGAATGTTTTCCATCGGCAGCGTGTTGCCCACCTTGATGTCCGCATCCGGACCGGAGACGATCACGTCGTCGACCTTCAGACCCTTCGGCGCGAGGATGTAACGCTTCTCGCCGTCCACGTAGTTGATCAACGCGATGTTCGCCGTACGGTTCGGATCGTATTCGATCGTCGCTACGCGTCCAGGAACGCCGTCCTTGTTGCGCTTGAAGTCGATGATCCGATACTTCCGCTTGTGACCGCCGCCGTGATGGCGAGTCGTGATTTTGCCTTGGTTGTTGCGGCCCGCTTTGTTCATGAGCGGCGCGAGCAAGGATTTCTCCGGCTGATCCGTCGTGATTTCCGAGAACGCGTTCACCGTCATCTGACGGCGCGACGCCGTATACGGTTTAAAACTTTTAACTGGCATCTGGTTTCCCTCCTTCTTGTAAGAGTGTTATTCCGCCGTTTCAAAGAACGCGAGTTCTTTGCTGTCCGGGCTCAAGGTAACGATGGCTTTCTTCCATTCGGAAGTATAACCGTTGTAACGGCCGTAACGCTTCGGCTTCGCCGCGACGTTGATCGTGTTCACGCTCGTGACCTTCACTTTGAAGATCTCTTCGATCGCATGCTTGATTTCCGTCTTGTTCACGCGGCGATCGACTTCGAAGACGTACTTCTTGTCTTCCATCAATTCGCTCGTACGCTCCGTGATGATCGGGCGAC
Proteins encoded in this region:
- the rplB gene encoding 50S ribosomal protein L2, translated to MPVKSFKPYTASRRQMTVNAFSEITTDQPEKSLLAPLMNKAGRNNQGKITTRHHGGGHKRKYRIIDFKRNKDGVPGRVATIEYDPNRTANIALINYVDGEKRYILAPKGLKVDDVIVSGPDADIKVGNTLPMENIPVGTVIHNIELKPGKGGQLVRAAGTEAQLLGKEDTYVIVRLSSGEMRRILKVCRATIGSVGNEDHELINIGKAGRSRWMRKRPTVRGVVMNPNDHPHGGGEGRAPIGRKSPMSPWGKKTLGAKTRKKNKASDKYIVRRRTK
- the rplW gene encoding 50S ribosomal protein L23 encodes the protein MKSPYDIIRRPIITERTSELMEDKKYVFEVDRRVNKTEIKHAIEEIFKVKVTSVNTINVAAKPKRYGRYNGYTSEWKKAIVTLSPDSKELAFFETAE